The following are encoded together in the Geobacter sulfurreducens PCA genome:
- a CDS encoding 3-oxoacyl-ACP reductase family protein: MEFKDSIVVVTGGTRGIGRAISLHFARQGALVTAAYRADDEAARALEAEAAGLPGSIAVIRADVGTAEGAMAVIDAASGESGTLHVLVNNAGIIRDGYLAMMAEDDWDAVMRANLSPLFHCCKWGVRKMLARRRGAIINLSSVSAFAGTAGQTNYAATKGAAVSFTKSLAREVGPLGIRVNAVAPGLIETEMIAGMKREMVDRIVGSSILGRTGRPEEVAEAVAFLASDRASYITGQCLVVDGGIL, from the coding sequence ATGGAATTTAAGGATAGCATCGTGGTCGTCACCGGAGGGACCCGCGGGATCGGCCGGGCCATTTCCCTTCACTTCGCCCGGCAAGGGGCACTGGTGACCGCCGCCTACCGCGCCGACGATGAGGCGGCCCGCGCCCTGGAAGCCGAGGCGGCGGGGCTGCCCGGCTCCATTGCCGTGATACGGGCGGACGTGGGCACGGCAGAGGGGGCCATGGCCGTCATCGACGCGGCGAGCGGGGAGAGCGGCACCCTCCACGTCCTCGTGAACAACGCGGGGATCATCCGGGACGGCTACCTGGCCATGATGGCCGAGGACGACTGGGATGCGGTCATGCGGGCCAACCTCTCTCCCCTCTTCCACTGCTGCAAGTGGGGGGTACGGAAGATGCTCGCCAGACGAAGGGGCGCCATCATCAACCTCTCTTCCGTATCGGCCTTTGCCGGCACTGCCGGGCAGACCAACTACGCCGCAACCAAGGGGGCCGCGGTCAGTTTCACCAAATCTCTGGCCCGGGAAGTGGGCCCTCTCGGCATCAGGGTGAACGCCGTGGCGCCGGGACTCATCGAAACGGAGATGATTGCCGGCATGAAGCGGGAGATGGTCGATCGGATCGTGGGTAGCAGCATCCTCGGCCGCACCGGGCGCCCGGAGGAAGTGGCCGAAGCAGTGGCCTTCCTGGCCTCGGACCGGGCATCCTACATAACCGGCCAGTGCCTCGTGGTCGACGGCGGAATCCTCTGA
- a CDS encoding beta-ketoacyl-[acyl-carrier-protein] synthase family protein → MDKTRIAITGLGIFCAAGKDLASFTDALLHGRCGIGPVDLFDVSPFPSHIGAQVRDYSPLDYFDRADARRLSRTDQFAAVAAAEALGMSGAREHYDPFTVGICVGAGASGMIHGEAWLRDRLAGGKGRPGDLRCILPDRTTTALAERFGLWGYQGSITTACSSSATAIGWGADLIATGQLDACLCGGSDTLSILTYAGFNSLRVVDPEPCSPFSLGRQGISLGEGAAFVVLEREETARSRGARIYGRVLGYALAGEAHHMTAPEPSGSEAARVMRAALDNAGVSAGEIGWVNAHGTGTPLNDVVESKAMKLVFGADVQHVPLVSTKGMTGHCLGAAGSIEIVATVTALGAGIIPRTLNFRGSDPECDLDYCHDGPRESSATVALSNSFAFGGNVTSVVIGR, encoded by the coding sequence ATGGACAAAACCCGCATCGCCATAACCGGTCTCGGCATCTTCTGCGCGGCCGGCAAAGACCTGGCATCCTTCACCGACGCCCTGCTGCACGGACGCTGCGGCATCGGTCCGGTGGATCTTTTCGACGTCTCTCCCTTCCCTTCCCACATCGGAGCCCAGGTGCGCGACTACTCCCCCCTGGACTACTTTGACCGGGCCGACGCCCGGCGGCTTTCCCGCACCGACCAGTTCGCCGCCGTTGCAGCCGCGGAGGCCCTCGGCATGAGCGGCGCAAGGGAACACTACGACCCCTTTACCGTGGGGATCTGCGTGGGGGCCGGTGCATCGGGGATGATCCACGGCGAGGCCTGGCTCCGTGACCGTCTTGCGGGCGGGAAGGGAAGGCCGGGCGACCTGCGTTGCATCCTGCCGGACCGGACCACCACCGCCCTGGCGGAGCGCTTCGGCCTCTGGGGCTACCAGGGAAGCATCACTACCGCCTGCTCCTCGTCGGCCACGGCTATCGGCTGGGGTGCCGACCTCATCGCCACAGGTCAGCTCGACGCCTGCCTCTGCGGCGGAAGCGACACGCTCTCCATCCTCACCTATGCCGGATTCAACTCTCTGCGGGTCGTCGATCCCGAGCCCTGCTCCCCCTTCAGCCTGGGCCGCCAGGGAATATCCCTCGGCGAAGGGGCGGCCTTCGTGGTCCTGGAACGGGAGGAGACGGCACGCAGCAGGGGCGCTCGCATCTACGGCCGCGTTCTGGGCTATGCCTTGGCCGGCGAGGCCCATCACATGACCGCACCGGAGCCATCCGGATCGGAAGCGGCCCGGGTAATGCGGGCCGCCCTCGACAATGCAGGGGTTTCTGCCGGCGAAATCGGCTGGGTTAACGCCCACGGCACCGGCACTCCCCTCAACGACGTGGTGGAAAGCAAGGCCATGAAACTCGTGTTCGGCGCTGACGTGCAGCACGTCCCCCTGGTCTCCACCAAGGGGATGACCGGCCACTGCCTGGGCGCCGCCGGCTCCATCGAAATCGTCGCCACCGTAACGGCCCTGGGGGCAGGGATTATCCCCCGGACCCTCAACTTCCGGGGGAGCGATCCGGAGTGCGACCTGGACTACTGCCACGACGGCCCACGGGAGAGCTCGGCAACCGTCGCCCTCTCCAATTCCTTTGCCTTTGGCGGCAACGTTACCTCGGTGGTGATCGGACGATGA